The Paracoccus sp. MC1862 genome includes a window with the following:
- a CDS encoding ring-cleaving dioxygenase codes for MQLIGIHHLTAITADATGNNRFYTQTLGMRRVKKTVNQDDTSAYHLFFADGAGSPGTDLTFFDWPASPERRGTHSISRTGLRVNEPSLDYWADRLRGEGLTVGGIATLDNRATLDFEDPEGQRFRLTADQPGAAHPWNRSPVPAEHQIRGLGPITISVPDLGPTEAVLTRLMGMRRLADFPSPDGQGQVHVFSMGEGGPGAELHVAVQPGLPVARQGAGAVHHVAFRVADNVAIRQWAEQLKALRVPSSGEVERYYFRSVYFREPGGNLFEIATDGPGFAVDEPFETMGETLSLPPFLEPRRAQIEAGLKPLD; via the coding sequence ATGCAACTCATCGGCATTCACCACCTGACCGCGATCACCGCCGACGCGACCGGCAACAACCGCTTCTACACGCAAACCTTGGGGATGCGGCGGGTCAAGAAGACCGTCAACCAGGACGACACATCCGCCTATCACCTGTTCTTCGCCGATGGCGCGGGCAGCCCCGGCACCGACCTGACCTTTTTCGACTGGCCGGCATCGCCGGAACGGCGGGGCACCCATTCGATCAGCCGCACCGGGCTGCGGGTGAATGAACCGAGCCTCGACTACTGGGCCGACCGCCTGCGCGGCGAGGGCCTGACCGTGGGCGGGATCGCCACGCTGGATAACCGCGCCACGCTGGATTTCGAGGACCCCGAGGGCCAGCGCTTCCGCCTGACCGCCGACCAGCCCGGCGCGGCGCATCCGTGGAACCGCAGCCCCGTTCCGGCCGAGCACCAGATCCGCGGCCTCGGGCCGATCACCATCTCGGTTCCCGACCTCGGCCCGACCGAGGCGGTGCTGACCCGGCTGATGGGGATGCGGCGGCTGGCCGACTTCCCCAGCCCGGACGGGCAGGGGCAGGTCCATGTCTTTTCCATGGGAGAGGGCGGGCCGGGTGCGGAACTGCACGTCGCCGTCCAGCCCGGCCTGCCGGTGGCGCGGCAGGGCGCGGGCGCCGTCCATCATGTCGCCTTCCGGGTCGCCGACAACGTGGCGATCCGGCAATGGGCAGAGCAGTTGAAGGCGCTGCGCGTCCCGTCCTCGGGCGAGGTTGAGCGCTATTACTTCCGCTCGGTCTATTTCCGCGAGCCGGGCGGCAACCTGTTCGAGATCGCGACCGATGGTCCCGGCTTCGCCGTGGACGAGCCCTTCGAGACGATGGGCGAGACGCTGTCGCTGCCGCCCTTCCTCGAACCCCGCCGCGCCCAGATCGAGGCCGGGCTGAAGCCGCTGGACTGA
- a CDS encoding alpha/beta hydrolase, producing the protein MRDSSFAHRFLVPDQPDGSVIVLLHGTGGDESDLMPLAGRLSPHARLLGVRGRSQEEGINRWFRRFDAVTYDQDHIRAEAAAFVAFIAAELAGLGLDPARTTFLGYSNGANLLGAILRLYPGAMRQAILLRGIEVLERPPAADLTGTRVLLVTGARDPYGRMAPALETSLSAAGADLDARVIEAGHELSAEDLRIAGAWLHG; encoded by the coding sequence ATGCGCGATTCAAGCTTCGCTCACCGCTTTCTGGTGCCGGATCAACCCGACGGGTCGGTGATCGTCCTGCTGCATGGCACCGGCGGCGACGAATCCGACCTGATGCCGCTGGCGGGCCGCCTCAGCCCCCATGCCCGGCTGCTGGGCGTCCGCGGCCGCTCGCAGGAGGAAGGGATCAACCGCTGGTTCCGCCGCTTCGACGCCGTGACCTACGACCAGGACCACATCCGCGCCGAGGCGGCGGCCTTTGTCGCCTTCATCGCGGCCGAGCTTGCGGGGCTGGGCCTCGATCCCGCCCGCACGACCTTTCTGGGCTATTCCAACGGCGCCAACCTGTTGGGCGCGATCCTGCGCCTGTATCCGGGCGCGATGCGGCAGGCGATCCTGTTGCGCGGGATCGAGGTTCTGGAACGCCCGCCCGCCGCCGACCTGACGGGCACGCGCGTGCTGCTGGTGACGGGTGCACGTGATCCTTACGGGCGGATGGCCCCGGCGCTTGAAACCTCGCTGTCGGCGGCGGGCGCCGATCTCGACGCGCGGGTGATCGAGGCCGGGCACGAGCTGTCGGCCGAGGACCTGCGGATCGCAGGGGCTTGGCTGCACGGGTGA
- a CDS encoding iron ABC transporter permease translates to MAVLTTDGEKVSRSFSLGGRVWVLASLLIAGLVLVPLLALAWQAAQGSEGLWSHLAAHVLPHALGQTAMLMAGVGVLTALIGTSAAWLVTAHEFPGRRLLEWALLLPLAVPTYIVAYAYLDLLHPLGPVQSLVRAALGYDSPRDFRLPDIRSMTGAILLLSLVLYPYVYLPTRAMFMTQAGNLVEVARTLGTTRRQIFQRVALPLARPAIAVGVSLALMETLNDIGASEFLGVRSLTISVYTTWVTRSDLPGAAQISLAMLLLVVALISLERWARRRQRYAVSGQRARSFARERLSRRAGLAALGLGLLPVIFGFLLPALYLAVEAWQRFQFAGLSDRLMIEARNTFLLSAFATVAVLVCGLVVAYASRVYPQRAMQIVHRVASLGYAMPGTILALGILIAAAGVDRWISQTGRAMFGIDPGLVLIGSGVALGYAYLARFLAISIGSVEAGLTRIPRSYDQSARTLGHGVTGMLTHVHLPLSRAALAAAGLLVFVDCMKELSATLLLRPLNFETLATHLYGEAARGTYEEAALAAWAIVLVGILPVILLARVGPASSRP, encoded by the coding sequence ATGGCGGTCCTGACGACAGATGGCGAAAAGGTTTCCAGATCCTTCTCTCTCGGGGGAAGGGTCTGGGTCCTTGCCAGCCTGCTGATCGCGGGGCTGGTCCTTGTTCCCTTGCTGGCTCTGGCGTGGCAGGCGGCGCAGGGGTCCGAGGGCCTGTGGTCGCATCTGGCGGCCCATGTGCTGCCGCACGCCCTGGGGCAAACGGCCATGCTGATGGCCGGGGTCGGTGTGCTGACCGCGCTGATCGGCACATCGGCGGCCTGGCTGGTGACGGCGCACGAGTTTCCCGGCCGGCGGCTGCTGGAATGGGCGCTGTTGCTGCCGCTAGCGGTGCCCACATATATTGTGGCCTATGCCTATCTGGACCTGCTGCACCCGCTGGGGCCGGTCCAGTCGCTGGTCCGCGCGGCCCTTGGCTACGACAGCCCTCGCGATTTCCGCCTGCCCGACATCCGGTCCATGACCGGGGCGATCCTGCTGCTGAGCCTTGTGCTCTACCCCTATGTCTACCTGCCCACGCGGGCGATGTTCATGACGCAGGCCGGGAACCTCGTCGAGGTTGCCCGCACCCTCGGCACCACCCGCCGCCAGATCTTCCAGCGCGTCGCCCTGCCCCTCGCCCGGCCCGCCATTGCCGTGGGCGTCAGCCTAGCCCTGATGGAGACGCTGAACGACATCGGCGCCTCGGAGTTCCTGGGCGTCCGGTCGCTGACGATCTCGGTCTACACGACCTGGGTTACACGGTCGGACCTGCCGGGCGCAGCGCAGATCTCGCTGGCGATGCTGCTCTTGGTGGTGGCGCTGATTTCGCTGGAACGCTGGGCGCGCAGGCGCCAGCGCTATGCGGTCAGCGGCCAGCGCGCCCGCAGCTTCGCGCGCGAGCGGCTGTCGCGGCGGGCGGGGTTGGCTGCGCTGGGCCTCGGGCTGCTGCCGGTGATCTTCGGCTTCCTGCTGCCAGCGCTCTACCTCGCGGTCGAGGCTTGGCAGCGCTTCCAGTTCGCCGGGTTGTCGGACCGGCTGATGATCGAGGCGCGCAACACCTTCCTGCTGTCCGCGTTTGCCACCGTGGCGGTGCTGGTCTGCGGGCTGGTTGTCGCCTATGCCTCGCGCGTCTATCCGCAGCGCGCCATGCAGATCGTCCACCGTGTCGCCTCGCTGGGCTATGCCATGCCGGGCACGATCCTGGCGCTGGGCATCCTGATCGCGGCGGCAGGGGTGGACCGCTGGATCAGCCAGACCGGACGGGCGATGTTCGGCATCGACCCCGGACTGGTCCTGATCGGATCGGGGGTGGCGCTGGGCTATGCCTATCTGGCGCGGTTCCTCGCCATCTCGATCGGCTCGGTCGAGGCTGGTCTGACCCGCATCCCGCGCAGCTACGACCAGTCCGCCCGGACGCTGGGCCATGGTGTCACCGGGATGCTGACCCATGTCCACCTGCCTCTGTCCAGGGCGGCGCTGGCCGCCGCCGGGCTGCTGGTCTTCGTCGACTGCATGAAGGAACTGTCCGCGACCCTGCTGCTGCGCCCGCTGAACTTCGAGACTCTGGCCACCCATCTTTACGGCGAAGCCGCGCGCGGCACCTACGAGGAAGCCGCGCTTGCCGCCTGGGCCATTGTCCTTGTGGGCATCCTGCCGGTGATCCTGCTGGCCCGCGTTGGACCGGCCAGTTCGCGCCCGTGA